Within the Roseicitreum antarcticum genome, the region CGTACCGCCTCATAATCAGACCGGTCGCCGCTGCAAAACGCGGTCAAACCCTTGGCCAACGCCATGATGCGATTGCCGCTGACCGGGCAATCCAAGACGCGCCGCCCTGTCTGAACCAAAGCGGCGCGGGCCGCATCTTTATCGGAAATCGACAGCGTGCTCAGCTCCACGATGATCTGCCCGGGGTTACTGACCTCGGCGATCTGGGCAACGACCGCCCGCACGGCGCTTCCGTGCGGAAGGCAGGTGAACACAACATCACATTGCGCGGCCACCGCGGCAACGTCGGTCGCAGGCGTCACACCATCGGCCACTGCCGCGTATTGTGCTGCGGCATCGCGGTCATAACCCAGCACCGATGCCCCACTGGCAACGATGTTGCGCGCTATGGCATTGCCCAGCACACCCAGCCCGATAAAGCCGATATCGTTTGACACTGTCGCCCCCTCCGAATGCCTTTTGCGCCGATACCCTGCCACCCTTTCGTCCAGCGACGGACGGGCTGTGGAAGGCGGCGTCAAAGGCAATCTTTCTCCTGCTGTGAAATATCAAGAACTCGCCTTCTTCTGTCAAGGCACCATTTTCTTTTGCAGTCAACCTCTGGCTGAAAGCCAGGAATCTTGCCTAAAGCATCAATATGCTTGACCCTCTGGCGACGCGCATCTTAGATGTATCCGTATTATTTCTATTCCGTGATACATCAACTTCGCTTCTGGAACGGACCGGAAAGAATAATGCACAAGCCGTGTCGCAGCGGGAAACGGCCCTCTGAATACGTCTCGTGAATAAGGGGAATGGTCATGCTTTGCAGTCTTCGGGATATGTCGATTTTTGTGGCCGCCTATGAAGAACGGTCATTCACCGCAGCGGCGCAGCGTGAAAATGCAACGCAGTCCGGCGTGTCACAACATATGCGCAATTTGGAGCATACGCTGGGTGTTCAATTGTTCCTGCGCGAACGCGGCGGCGTGACGCCGACCCCGGCTGCCGCAAGCTTCTATCGCAACTGCCTGAAAGTGCTTCGGGTCCATGCCATGGCGCGAACTGATATTGCCCGTTTCGCAAAAAGCGACACGGGCGAGGTGCGTATCGGACTGATGCCTACGATCACCAGTCGCACGCTCGCCCCCGCAATGAATACCTTTATAGAGCAGTCGCCAAATGTGAACCTGCGGATCACCGAGGGCTACAGCGCCAACCTGACCCAGATGGTGCAGGCCGGCGAACTGGATTGTGCCATCGTCCCGTCGGGCAGCACCGCGTCTGGCGTGCGCGGACGCTTCTTTGTGCGCACGCCCGAGGTTCTGGTCTCCCGCGCCGACAGTGGCATAGTCCCCCTCACCCCCGTGCGTCTGTCGGAACTGGGCCCGTTGAAAATGGTTGTCCCCGGTGCGACCAATATTCGGCGCCATACGATCGAAAGCTACTGCAACGCCAATGATGTTACGATTGCCCAGATCGTCGAACTGGACGCCATGCTGGGGACCTTGGACTTCGTTGCGCAGACCGATTGGGTGTCCATCCTGCCCGCGATCATGATGTCCGACGCTGGCGGTCCCAGGGCACTGACGGTAAACCCGATCACCAGCCCCGAGATGCATATTGACCTGATGCTGATCGAACCGATCCGCAGCCCGATGAGCAGCGCCGCCACCCGCTTTGTCGATCTTTTGCAAGATGAGGCGCGGCGGGTTAGCGCCCTTTGGGATAAGAGCATCTTGACGCCACATCCACCCCTGCTGCGGCCCAGTTTGGCAGCGCACGGCTGACATCGACACGGCGAACAGCGGGACGCCAAGGCTGGCAGGAATGCCCTTCCAAGACAACGCATGGAAACGCAAAAGTCGCATTATCGGGAATGCGGCAGCTCACCATGCAAGATACGAAGCCAGTCCGCCGATTTTCCTTCAATGAACGCTCATGACAACGGTCGGCGCACAGACAACAAACGCGGCACACT harbors:
- a CDS encoding LysR family transcriptional regulator produces the protein MSIFVAAYEERSFTAAAQRENATQSGVSQHMRNLEHTLGVQLFLRERGGVTPTPAAASFYRNCLKVLRVHAMARTDIARFAKSDTGEVRIGLMPTITSRTLAPAMNTFIEQSPNVNLRITEGYSANLTQMVQAGELDCAIVPSGSTASGVRGRFFVRTPEVLVSRADSGIVPLTPVRLSELGPLKMVVPGATNIRRHTIESYCNANDVTIAQIVELDAMLGTLDFVAQTDWVSILPAIMMSDAGGPRALTVNPITSPEMHIDLMLIEPIRSPMSSAATRFVDLLQDEARRVSALWDKSILTPHPPLLRPSLAAHG